The region GCGCCAGCCAGGCCGCCCAGCTCCGCTTCGAGCTCGAGTTCTGTGAGCGCTACCTGCCCAAGGGCATGAACGAGGCCGCCGTGCGGGCGCTCGTCAAGGAGCGGCTCGCCGCCCTCGGCATCACCGACGTCAAGCAGGCAGGCCGGCTCGTGGGCGATATCATGAAGACCCACAAGGGCCAGCTCGAGGCGAGCGACGTGAAACGCATCGCGGAGGAATTGCTCGCCGGCTGATCGCCGGCTATCAGGTCAGGGGCGGAGCAGCGACTTGAGGATCTTTCCCGTGGCGCTCTTGGGCAGGTCCGCAACGATGGAGACCCGCCTGGGGTACTTGAAGGACGCGAGTCGATCGCGGCAGAAGGCCACCAGCTCCTCGCCCGTGGCCCACATTCCGGGCCGCAGGGCGACGAAGGCCGCGATCTCCTCCCCGAGCTCACTATGGGCGACACCGACCACGGCCGCCTCGGCCACCGCGGGATGCCCCAGGAGCGCGGCTTCGACCTCGCCCGGCACGACCGAGTAGCCGCCGCGAAGAATCAGCTCCTTCTTTCTTCCCACGATGGTGACGAAGCCGTCGCCGGAGATCGTGGCCAGATCGCCCGTCCTGAACCATCCTTCCTCCATCACCGCCCGGGTCTCCTCCGGCGCCCGCAGGTAGCCCTCGAGGGCGGCGGGCGACCGGATCCAGAGCTCGCCGATCTCTCCCACGCCGAGCGCCCGTCTCTCCTCGCTCATGATCCGCACCTCCACCCCCGGCACCGCTCGCCCGATCGAATCCGGCAGGTCCGTCAGATCATCGGCGAGATACGAGATGGGCCGGAAGAGCTCGGTCATGCCATAGCCGCGAAGGATTCTCACTCCCGTGCGCTCCTTCCACTGCCGGGCCAGCTCCCACGGGCAAGGCGCCGCGCCGGACAGGGCGACACGTAATGACCCGAGATCATCGCGGGCAAGGCCCGGCACCTCGAGGATGCGCTGGAACATCGTTGCCACGGCCGGGAGCACCGTGACGCGATGGCGCGAGATCGCGCGCAGCGCCGCATCAGGAGTGAAGCGCTCGAGCACCGCCACCGTCGCCCCGGCGAGAAGCGGCGCCAGCAGTCCGCCATTGAGCCCAAAGGAGTGGGCCATCGGCAGCGCCCCCAGCACGATATCGTCCGGCACGAGCGCCATCACGGGGCCCGCCCAGGACTCATTCGCGGCGCGAAGCGCGGCATGCGACAGCACAGCCCCCTTCGGCTCACCCGTCGACCCCGACGTATAGAGGACGAGCGCAGGCCCCCTGGCGCCCACGCTATCCCACACCGCCTCCTCCGCGCGCACCTCCTCCACCACGAGCGCAGGTTCCAGATGCCCCAGGACCTTGCGGCATTCTTCGGCGGACAGCAGCGGATTGATGGGGCTGACAGTGGCGCCGAGCTTGAGAACGCCCCACAGCGCGGCCACGAACCCCCAGCTATTTGGCAGCTGGAGCGCCACCGTGTCGCCCGCACGCACGCCGTGTCTCGACAGGCGCCGCGCGACGCCGCCGGCACGAAGCTCAATCTCACGCCAGCTCAGCGCCTCCGCGTCACAAAGAATCGCCGGGGCATCAGGACGCCGTCGCGCCACCGCATCGAGCAGCCCGGCAAAATTCTCCGCCACTAGCTGTCCCTGCCGCTGGGCATGACAAATACATCAATTGCCGAACCGCAGGGAGCGACCGGGGCGCTGCGCGGGTGGCGCCGGCAGGCACGCCCTCGGAAGCGAATCCGACGAGCCGTAGCGCGCCCCGAAGCGCAGGGCGTCTCCGCCGCGCGAGCCGGCCTGCGCAGCAGGCCGACGAGCGCACCCCCCGCCTCGGGGGGATGGGGGGGCAGGCGGAGGCGCCCGAGCGAGGTGGCGCGCGAGGCGAGGAGGTTGAGCGTACGAGGGCGTGCCTGCCGGCGCCACCCGCGCAGCGCCCCGCCTGGCGCGTTGTCAGCCGATCCAGCCCCTGACA is a window of Candidatus Methylomirabilota bacterium DNA encoding:
- a CDS encoding GatB/YqeY domain-containing protein, whose protein sequence is MTLEQTLDDTLRQAMKNKDGPTTDVVRMLKTKLQERRTAKGFAGAVNDALVLDVIGAYRKQLQKAIAEYEKIGERGASQAAQLRFELEFCERYLPKGMNEAAVRALVKERLAALGITDVKQAGRLVGDIMKTHKGQLEASDVKRIAEELLAG
- a CDS encoding AMP-binding protein gives rise to the protein MAENFAGLLDAVARRRPDAPAILCDAEALSWREIELRAGGVARRLSRHGVRAGDTVALQLPNSWGFVAALWGVLKLGATVSPINPLLSAEECRKVLGHLEPALVVEEVRAEEAVWDSVGARGPALVLYTSGSTGEPKGAVLSHAALRAANESWAGPVMALVPDDIVLGALPMAHSFGLNGGLLAPLLAGATVAVLERFTPDAALRAISRHRVTVLPAVATMFQRILEVPGLARDDLGSLRVALSGAAPCPWELARQWKERTGVRILRGYGMTELFRPISYLADDLTDLPDSIGRAVPGVEVRIMSEERRALGVGEIGELWIRSPAALEGYLRAPEETRAVMEEGWFRTGDLATISGDGFVTIVGRKKELILRGGYSVVPGEVEAALLGHPAVAEAAVVGVAHSELGEEIAAFVALRPGMWATGEELVAFCRDRLASFKYPRRVSIVADLPKSATGKILKSLLRP